One window from the genome of Jiangella alba encodes:
- a CDS encoding RDD family protein, translating to MSDLVTGEAVPLELRLAKLPSRALALLLDALILAVVGFVLLLLLGQIAPGVDEALAAALIIGGTVFLLVVIPTTVETLTRGKSVGKAAAGLRVVRDDGGPIRFRHALVRALAGVFADFVLTLGVGAMVCSLLNPRGKRIGDVLAGTVVVRERIPSTAAPLPVLDPRLAPWAASLELSRLPDRLAMAARSLLARAPQLAPEVRTRLAVDLANEVSALVSPPPPPGLPPWDYLAAVLAERRRRDALRYGDPALRPQPQPPPPFVPPPPVEQPRPPSRTDGGFAPPS from the coding sequence GTGAGCGACCTGGTGACCGGCGAGGCCGTCCCCCTCGAGCTGCGGCTGGCCAAGCTGCCCTCGCGTGCGCTCGCACTGCTGCTCGACGCCCTCATCCTCGCAGTGGTGGGGTTCGTACTGCTGCTCCTGCTCGGCCAGATCGCGCCCGGCGTCGACGAAGCTCTGGCGGCCGCGCTCATCATCGGCGGGACGGTGTTCCTGCTGGTCGTCATCCCGACGACGGTCGAGACGCTGACCCGCGGCAAGTCGGTCGGGAAGGCGGCGGCCGGGCTGCGGGTGGTCCGCGACGACGGCGGCCCGATCCGGTTCCGGCACGCCCTGGTCCGCGCGCTGGCCGGGGTGTTCGCCGACTTCGTGCTGACGCTCGGCGTCGGCGCCATGGTCTGCTCGCTGCTCAACCCGCGCGGCAAGCGCATCGGCGACGTGCTGGCCGGCACCGTCGTCGTCCGCGAGCGCATCCCGTCGACGGCCGCGCCGCTGCCCGTCCTCGACCCCCGGCTGGCCCCGTGGGCCGCGTCGCTGGAGCTGTCCCGGCTGCCCGACCGCCTCGCCATGGCCGCGCGGTCGCTGCTGGCCCGCGCGCCGCAGCTGGCGCCCGAGGTGCGCACCCGGCTCGCCGTCGACCTCGCCAACGAGGTGTCCGCGCTGGTCAGCCCGCCGCCTCCGCCTGGGCTGCCGCCCTGGGACTACCTCGCCGCCGTGCTGGCCGAACGCCGCCGCCGCGACGCGCTGCGCTACGGCGACCCGGCGCTGCGGCCGCAGCCACAGCCACCACCGCCGTTCGTACCGCCGCCACCGGTGGAGCAGCCGCGGCCGCCGTCGCGCACCGACGGCGGCTTCGCCCCGCCGTCGTGA
- a CDS encoding GNAT family N-acetyltransferase encodes MTGAYQRVDGAGPEQLAAMRDLAGRLWSWSSRWHPGELAWFWHEHGGPDPAWRTAYWRHRGRVVAWAWDRGGRLDLQLDPSHLALTEQVVAWFGGHTVTVLDAETELIDALGEHGYARRDDDRFFAHLRRSLDGLPAAAPLPDGYTWQPADAAARAAIHSVAFGVTMPEAVYRGVQRAPSYRPELDQLIVAPDGAPAASALAWVDGDAAVLEPVGTSPDHRRRGLAGAASLAALRAARDLGARDARVCARGDDGYPAARAAYEALGFRVYARNVRLVRPA; translated from the coding sequence GTGACCGGCGCCTATCAGCGGGTCGACGGCGCCGGGCCGGAGCAGTTGGCCGCCATGCGCGACCTCGCCGGGCGGCTGTGGAGCTGGTCCAGCCGGTGGCATCCGGGCGAGCTGGCGTGGTTCTGGCACGAGCACGGCGGCCCGGACCCGGCGTGGCGGACGGCGTACTGGCGGCACCGCGGCCGGGTGGTGGCGTGGGCGTGGGACCGCGGGGGCCGCCTGGACCTCCAGCTCGACCCGTCCCACCTCGCGTTGACGGAGCAGGTCGTGGCGTGGTTCGGCGGCCACACGGTGACCGTCCTGGACGCCGAGACCGAGCTGATCGACGCACTGGGCGAGCACGGCTACGCGCGCCGCGACGACGACCGGTTCTTCGCGCACCTGCGTCGCTCGCTCGACGGGCTCCCGGCGGCCGCGCCGCTGCCGGACGGGTACACCTGGCAGCCGGCCGACGCGGCCGCGCGGGCCGCCATCCACTCCGTCGCGTTCGGCGTCACGATGCCGGAGGCCGTCTACCGCGGCGTTCAGCGCGCGCCGTCGTACCGGCCCGAGCTGGACCAGCTGATCGTCGCGCCGGACGGCGCCCCGGCCGCGTCGGCGCTCGCCTGGGTCGACGGCGACGCCGCCGTGCTGGAGCCGGTCGGCACCTCGCCCGACCACCGCCGGCGCGGGCTGGCCGGGGCGGCCTCACTGGCCGCGTTGCGAGCCGCCCGCGACCTCGGCGCCCGCGACGCCCGGGTCTGCGCCCGCGGCGACGACGGTTACCCGGCGGCGCGGGCGGCGTACGAGGCGCTCGGCTTCCGGGTCTACGCCCGCAACGTGCGCCTCGTCCGCCCCGCGTGA